One Sphingobacteruim zhuxiongii DNA window includes the following coding sequences:
- a CDS encoding sugar kinase, with the protein MPHVLSFGEILIRQQSVGDSFFGSQENLLRIYPGGSEANVACSLGQMGTAVQYASAFPTNKLSEEVLSVLNQHQVDTSKCLQIGDRIGSYFLLSANGLTKGEVIYDRKYSSFSQLQAADLDFDKLFEDVDWLHWTALTPALNQEMADVMLLVLQEAKNRGIYISVDLNYRNRLWQYGKSPLEIMPELLAYCQVIMGNIWAANTMAGIPVPESLDRHTAKSDLVEAANSSAAALFAKFPQVEHIANTFRFMDNPTHNLFFGTYHSKTENTVSTTYETNEIIDRIGSGDAFMAGLIHALCMTKDAQEIINIATGAGYEKLFVEGDFGNGKY; encoded by the coding sequence ATGCCACACGTTTTATCATTTGGAGAAATACTAATCAGACAACAAAGTGTTGGAGATAGTTTCTTTGGAAGTCAAGAGAACTTATTAAGAATTTACCCCGGCGGATCTGAAGCAAATGTTGCTTGTTCTTTAGGACAGATGGGTACAGCAGTCCAATATGCAAGTGCCTTCCCTACAAATAAGCTTAGCGAGGAAGTTTTATCCGTATTAAATCAACACCAAGTAGATACATCAAAATGCCTCCAAATTGGCGATCGAATTGGATCTTATTTTCTTTTGTCAGCTAATGGATTGACAAAAGGAGAAGTCATATACGACCGTAAGTATTCTAGCTTTTCTCAATTACAAGCAGCGGATTTGGATTTCGACAAGCTGTTCGAGGATGTTGATTGGTTACATTGGACAGCGCTCACGCCTGCTTTAAATCAAGAAATGGCAGATGTTATGCTCTTGGTTCTGCAAGAAGCAAAAAACCGTGGGATTTATATTTCTGTGGACTTAAATTATAGAAACCGCCTTTGGCAATATGGGAAGTCTCCATTGGAGATCATGCCTGAATTACTGGCGTATTGCCAAGTTATAATGGGTAATATCTGGGCAGCAAACACTATGGCAGGAATTCCTGTACCAGAATCTCTAGATCGGCACACAGCGAAATCTGATCTAGTAGAAGCTGCGAATAGCTCTGCTGCAGCATTATTCGCAAAATTCCCGCAAGTGGAACATATTGCAAATACGTTCCGCTTTATGGATAACCCAACGCATAATCTATTCTTTGGCACCTACCATTCAAAAACAGAAAATACCGTATCGACAACCTACGAAACAAATGAGATTATTGATCGTATTGGTTCGGGTGATGCATTTATGGCGGGACTCATTCATGCGCTATGCATGACCAAGGATGCTCAAGAAATAATTAATATCGCAACAGGGGCTGGTTATGAAAAACTATTCGTTGAAGGCGATTTTGGAAATGGAAAATATTAA
- the uxuA gene encoding mannonate dehydratase: protein MQFLEQTWRWYGPNDSVSLQDVKQAGATGIVSALHHIAHGEVWPLEDIKERKRIIEEAGLTWSVVESVPVHEAIKTGAPNRDEYLERYKQSLKNLASCGIKTVCYNFMPVLDWTRTQLDLTMKDGSKALYFDWIDLAIFDIYILKRQDAKNDYPTNVQEDAENKFQSLDQNALSELERVVLMGIPGESDITLDSLQNSISVYSEIGFDGLRKNLLYFLNSIAEVCEENGVLMTIHPDDPPYPILGLPRIVSNAEDLNYIITEQSKEFNGICFCTGSLGAGPKNDLPAIFDLVKHRVNFVHLRNVKRDAIGSFYEADHLDGDVDMFKVMEALVAENQKRKQPIPFRPDHGHQMLDDLNKVTNPGYSAIGRLRGLAELRGLELGIIRSNSK from the coding sequence ATGCAATTTTTAGAACAAACATGGAGATGGTATGGTCCGAATGATTCGGTGTCCTTACAAGACGTTAAACAAGCCGGAGCAACCGGTATTGTTTCAGCGCTACATCATATAGCGCATGGCGAAGTTTGGCCATTAGAAGATATAAAAGAAAGAAAACGAATTATAGAAGAAGCAGGTTTAACTTGGTCTGTTGTCGAAAGTGTACCTGTTCATGAGGCAATCAAAACCGGCGCTCCCAACAGAGATGAGTATCTTGAGCGTTATAAGCAATCCCTGAAAAATCTAGCCTCTTGTGGTATCAAGACCGTATGCTATAACTTTATGCCGGTATTAGATTGGACGCGCACGCAGCTAGACTTAACAATGAAAGACGGTTCTAAGGCATTGTACTTCGATTGGATTGATCTGGCTATCTTCGATATTTATATATTGAAGCGTCAGGATGCTAAAAATGATTATCCAACCAATGTTCAAGAAGACGCGGAAAATAAATTTCAAAGCTTGGATCAAAATGCGTTAAGTGAATTGGAAAGAGTCGTTCTGATGGGAATTCCTGGAGAGAGCGATATTACGTTAGATTCATTGCAAAATAGTATTTCGGTTTATTCTGAAATTGGTTTTGATGGCTTACGAAAAAATTTACTCTACTTCCTAAACAGCATTGCTGAGGTTTGTGAAGAGAACGGTGTCTTAATGACTATCCATCCGGACGATCCTCCTTATCCAATATTGGGTTTACCTCGTATTGTGAGTAATGCCGAAGACTTAAATTATATTATAACAGAGCAATCGAAGGAATTTAACGGTATCTGTTTTTGTACGGGTTCCTTAGGAGCCGGACCAAAGAACGATCTTCCTGCAATATTTGATTTAGTGAAACACCGAGTGAATTTTGTTCACCTTAGAAACGTAAAACGTGACGCGATTGGCAGTTTTTATGAAGCTGATCATTTAGACGGTGATGTAGATATGTTTAAAGTGATGGAAGCGCTAGTTGCAGAGAATCAAAAGAGAAAGCAGCCAATTCCATTCCGTCCAGATCATGGCCATCAAATGTTAGATGATTTAAATAAAGTTACCAATCCCGGGTATTCGGCGATAGGACGTTTGAGAGGCTTAGCAGAGCTCCGTGGTCTAGAGCTTGGTATTATTCGTTCGAATAGCAAATAA
- a CDS encoding SDR family oxidoreductase — MSILDKFSLKDKVIVITGGTGILGKSFVRAVAEAGAKVCIIGRSQEKIDERVEQAKSLGAEAIGVIADVMNEQSVHEAKESILKAFGTIDGLINAVGGNIPGATIGDDQNIFDNKIQDTIKAIELNLYGTIIPTMILGQVIAEKGIGAIINISSLAASRPLTRVLGYTVAKHGIDGFTKWMSTELALRYGDKVRVNAIAPGVFLTEQNRALLTNPDGTYSPRAQKFINGTPYQRLGDPSELEGTLVYLLSEASAFVSGETVFVDGGFNSWCGV, encoded by the coding sequence ATGAGTATTCTAGATAAATTTTCTCTGAAAGATAAGGTAATTGTTATAACCGGTGGTACCGGTATCTTGGGTAAATCCTTTGTCCGGGCGGTTGCTGAAGCCGGCGCCAAAGTTTGTATCATTGGGCGTAGTCAGGAGAAAATCGACGAACGAGTTGAACAAGCAAAATCTTTAGGAGCAGAGGCCATTGGTGTGATTGCTGATGTAATGAATGAGCAATCTGTACACGAAGCGAAAGAATCAATCCTAAAGGCATTTGGAACAATAGACGGTTTGATTAATGCTGTAGGTGGAAATATACCTGGCGCAACGATCGGAGACGATCAAAACATATTCGATAATAAGATTCAAGATACGATCAAAGCAATTGAACTTAACTTGTATGGTACTATCATTCCAACGATGATTTTGGGACAAGTGATTGCAGAGAAAGGAATAGGAGCCATTATCAATATTTCTTCCCTTGCTGCTAGCCGACCATTAACTCGCGTATTGGGATACACCGTTGCAAAACACGGAATCGATGGATTTACGAAATGGATGTCAACGGAATTAGCACTTCGGTATGGCGATAAAGTACGGGTAAATGCAATTGCACCTGGGGTATTTTTGACTGAACAAAATAGAGCATTATTAACTAATCCTGATGGAACTTATAGCCCAAGAGCGCAGAAGTTCATCAATGGTACACCTTACCAACGTTTAGGAGACCCAAGCGAATTAGAAGGAACATTGGTATATCTACTTAGTGAGGCTTCAGCATTCGTCTCTGGTGAGACTGTATTTGTTGACGGTGGATTTAATTCTTGGTGTGGCGTATAA
- a CDS encoding LolA family protein yields MIRVVYLLLALFSVSSAVAQDRYAKSLLDEVSKKYDSYKTIQSNFTFKAVQTKGESYTDKGEMFLNKPAQQYKIVLPAQELISDGKSVWSVLKEDKEVQVSEADHSNESIGPNNIFTFYKTGFKYISMDDETVSSAGKLKVVELSPIDTKRNYFKIKLRVNKNNHIHDVTVFDKSGSRYTYTINTLFVNNSVTPQTFQFQKGNYPGFEVVDLR; encoded by the coding sequence ATGATTAGAGTTGTTTATTTATTGTTGGCATTGTTCTCGGTGAGTAGTGCCGTTGCACAGGATCGCTATGCGAAATCCCTTTTGGACGAAGTATCCAAAAAATATGATAGCTACAAAACCATTCAGTCAAACTTCACGTTCAAGGCTGTACAAACTAAAGGCGAAAGCTATACAGACAAGGGCGAGATGTTTTTAAACAAGCCAGCACAGCAATATAAAATCGTATTGCCAGCGCAAGAATTGATTTCTGATGGTAAATCTGTATGGTCTGTTTTGAAAGAAGATAAAGAAGTTCAAGTTTCAGAGGCTGATCATAGTAATGAATCTATCGGTCCAAACAACATTTTCACGTTCTATAAAACTGGCTTCAAATACATCAGTATGGATGATGAAACGGTATCGAGCGCTGGAAAATTAAAGGTAGTCGAGTTGTCGCCAATCGACACTAAACGAAATTACTTTAAGATTAAACTGCGGGTAAACAAGAATAATCACATCCACGATGTCACCGTTTTTGATAAATCTGGATCACGTTATACCTATACGATTAACACCTTGTTTGTCAATAACTCAGTTACTCCTCAAACGTTTCAATTCCAAAAGGGAAATTATCCAGGATTTGAAGTCGTTGACTTGAGATAG
- a CDS encoding MgtC/SapB family protein has translation MLSRFDLKQKEFIDTMNMEMITDQFIFDWNDLFKAFLSLGAGFLLGFEREWKDKSAGFKTISIICLGSTLFSILSMKLGAGESEDATRIASYVVSGIGFLGAGVIFKDGVNVNGLTTASIIWMSAAVGMAIGFGMFITAIIFLGACFSIIISGPILNRYVLRNLVKVVTVKFDSHQLSGKEDFIEDIRPLTKQLKIKNQTLNKEGLVLVLEVLIDKGNIRSFENRIMAHHSISEVSL, from the coding sequence ATGTTAAGTAGATTTGATTTAAAACAGAAGGAGTTTATAGATACTATGAATATGGAGATGATCACGGATCAATTTATTTTTGACTGGAATGATTTGTTCAAAGCATTTTTATCGCTGGGAGCAGGATTTTTATTAGGATTTGAAAGGGAGTGGAAAGATAAATCGGCGGGTTTTAAAACCATATCGATTATTTGTTTAGGGAGTACCTTATTTTCTATCCTTTCCATGAAACTAGGAGCGGGGGAGTCGGAAGATGCCACGCGGATTGCCTCTTATGTTGTCTCAGGGATTGGTTTTCTGGGCGCAGGAGTGATTTTTAAAGATGGTGTTAATGTCAATGGCTTGACGACCGCTAGTATTATTTGGATGTCCGCAGCGGTAGGTATGGCTATCGGTTTTGGGATGTTTATCACCGCAATTATATTCTTAGGAGCGTGTTTTTCGATTATTATTTCTGGACCGATTCTAAATCGGTATGTGTTAAGGAATTTAGTAAAGGTGGTGACCGTAAAATTCGATAGCCATCAATTATCAGGAAAGGAAGATTTTATAGAAGATATTCGTCCGTTGACAAAGCAATTGAAGATAAAGAATCAAACGTTGAATAAGGAAGGTTTAGTACTCGTTCTGGAGGTCTTAATCGATAAGGGTAACATACGAAGTTTCGAAAATAGAATCATGGCTCATCATTCTATTTCCGAAGTCTCCTTGTAA
- a CDS encoding beta/alpha barrel domain-containing protein, with protein sequence MENIKKMQIDQIIEKIKAYPVIPVFYHDDVEVCKQVVKACYDGGIRVFEFVNRGKNAQVNFQALVEYKKLAMPELTLGIGTILSSDAAESFLALGTEFLVSPIFVAELAETAKKSNCLWIPGCMTPTEIANAMFAGCGFVKLFPGETLGPSFLNGIKPLFPTMKFMPTGGVDVEENNIKNWFAAGVTSVGMGSKLFKLQDGHYNLQDISENCRKVLGWAKA encoded by the coding sequence ATGGAAAATATTAAGAAGATGCAAATCGATCAAATAATAGAGAAAATTAAAGCTTACCCGGTTATACCGGTATTCTATCATGATGATGTTGAAGTCTGTAAACAAGTTGTAAAGGCTTGCTACGACGGGGGTATTCGTGTTTTTGAATTTGTTAATCGAGGAAAGAATGCACAAGTAAATTTCCAGGCATTGGTAGAATATAAAAAGCTTGCTATGCCAGAATTGACTTTGGGTATTGGAACAATCCTCAGCAGTGACGCTGCCGAAAGCTTTCTTGCTTTAGGTACCGAATTCTTAGTGAGCCCAATCTTTGTTGCTGAACTTGCGGAAACAGCCAAGAAAAGTAACTGTCTTTGGATTCCAGGATGTATGACTCCTACGGAAATTGCCAATGCCATGTTTGCTGGTTGTGGCTTTGTCAAGCTATTCCCTGGCGAGACACTTGGTCCATCATTTTTAAATGGAATTAAACCTTTGTTCCCGACTATGAAGTTTATGCCGACTGGTGGTGTGGATGTCGAGGAGAATAATATCAAAAATTGGTTCGCCGCAGGAGTTACTTCTGTCGGTATGGGTTCCAAATTGTTTAAACTACAAGACGGACACTATAACCTGCAAGACATTAGCGAAAATTGTCGCAAAGTTTTAGGCTGGGCTAAAGCCTAA
- the rpoC gene encoding DNA-directed RNA polymerase subunit beta': MSYKKDNKIKSNFTSITISLASPETILERSSGEVTKPETINYRTYKPERDGLFCERIFGPVKDYECHCGKYKRIRYKGIVCDRCGVEVTEKKVRRERMGHINLVVPVAHIWYFRSLPNKIGYLLGLPTKKLDMIIYYERYVVIQPGIKEDDGISYMDFLTEEEYLDILDTLPKENQYLDDNDPQKFVAKMGADALEDLLRRLNLDQLSYDLRHQAANETSQQRKNEALKRLHVVEAFRGANDRIENRPEWMIVKIVPIIPPELRPLVPLDGGRFATSDLNDLYRRVIIRNNRLKRLIEIKAPEVILRNEKRMLQEAVDSLFDNSRKVNAVKTEGNRALKSLSDILKGKQGRFRQNLLGKRVDYSARSVIVVGPHLKLHECGLPKDMAAELYKPFIIRKMIERGIVKTVKSAKKIVDRKDPVVWDILENVLKGHPVLLNRAPTLHRLGIQAFQPTLVEGKAIQLHPLVCTAFNADFDGDQMAVHLPLGNAAILEAQILMLAAHNILNPANGSPVTVPSQDMVLGLYYITKGRKSDDSRRMQGEGSTFYSAEEVIIALNEKKVDLHSFIKVKTNIRTKEGEIVEAIIDTTVGRVIFNQVVPEEVGYINELLTKKSLRNVIGEIVKSTGMARAAKFLDDMKELGFQTAFKGGLSFNLQDLNIPAAKADLIAQATNEVEEVMSNYNMGFITNNERYNQIIDIWTRINNRLTAHVMDILSNDNQGFNSVYMMLDSGARGSKEQIRQLCGMRGLMAKPQKSGTSGGEIIENPILSNFKEGLSVLEYFISTHGARKGLADTALKTADAGYLTRRLHDVAQDMIVVEQDCNGLRGIYTTALKDNDDIVEPLYDRILGRTPLNDVIDPVTDELIVAANEDITEEIAEAIETAGIEGVEIRSVLTCESKRGVCACCYGRNLASGKRVQLGEAVGVIAAQSIGEPGTQLTLRTFHVGGTASNIAAESSVIAKYDGRIEFENVRTVEKEGEDGPYQVVLGRSGEIKVVNEENKVLYQQIIPYGSNLFVKEGDTVEKGSKLVDWDPYNAVIISEFAGKVEFDAIIEGVTFREESDEQTGHKEKVIIETRDKTKNPMIKVLDNKGEIIRSYNIPVGAHVSVSDGQKVKEGAVLVKIPRSTGKTRDITGGLPRVTELFEARNPSNPAVVTEIDGVVSLGGVKRGNREISIESRDGQVKKYLVPLSKHILVQDNDFIKAGMPLSDGQISPSDILSIKGPAAVQEYIVNGIQEVYRLQGVKINDKHFETIVHQMMQKVNIEDPGDTRFLEKEAVNKWDFMEENDSLYDKKVVVEAGDSNSLRPGQIVTLRKLREENSVLRRQDMKLVEVRDAIPATSSPLLQGITRASLGTKSFISAASFQETTKVLNEAAIAGKRDNLLGLKENVIVGHLIPSGTGLRKYSNIIVGSREEYDQLLASKEED; encoded by the coding sequence ATGTCTTACAAAAAAGATAATAAAATCAAAAGTAACTTTACATCGATTACGATCAGCTTAGCTTCTCCAGAAACTATTCTAGAGCGCTCAAGTGGTGAGGTTACTAAACCAGAAACTATCAACTACCGTACTTATAAACCGGAACGCGATGGTCTATTCTGCGAGCGTATTTTCGGTCCAGTAAAAGACTATGAATGTCACTGTGGTAAATACAAACGTATTCGTTATAAAGGAATCGTTTGTGACCGTTGTGGTGTTGAAGTAACGGAGAAGAAAGTACGTCGTGAGCGTATGGGACACATCAACTTGGTGGTTCCTGTTGCGCATATTTGGTATTTCCGTTCTTTACCTAACAAGATTGGTTACCTTTTAGGTCTTCCTACGAAGAAATTAGATATGATCATCTACTACGAAAGATATGTGGTTATCCAACCAGGTATCAAAGAAGATGATGGTATCTCTTATATGGATTTCTTAACGGAAGAGGAATACTTAGATATTTTAGATACACTACCGAAAGAAAACCAATATCTTGATGATAACGATCCTCAGAAATTCGTTGCTAAAATGGGTGCTGATGCTCTTGAGGATTTATTAAGACGTCTTAACTTAGATCAGTTATCATACGACTTACGTCATCAAGCTGCCAACGAGACTTCTCAACAACGTAAAAATGAGGCGTTAAAGCGCTTACATGTTGTAGAGGCTTTCCGTGGTGCTAATGATCGTATTGAGAATCGTCCAGAATGGATGATTGTTAAGATTGTTCCGATTATTCCACCAGAATTACGTCCTTTAGTTCCTTTGGATGGTGGTCGTTTTGCGACTTCCGATTTGAACGATTTATATCGTCGTGTTATTATTCGTAATAACCGTTTGAAACGTTTGATCGAAATCAAAGCTCCAGAAGTAATCTTACGTAACGAGAAGCGTATGCTTCAAGAAGCTGTGGATTCCTTGTTTGACAACTCACGTAAGGTAAACGCAGTGAAAACTGAAGGTAACCGTGCGTTGAAATCTCTTTCTGATATTTTGAAAGGTAAACAAGGTCGTTTCCGTCAAAACTTATTAGGTAAGCGTGTTGACTATTCTGCTCGTTCGGTAATTGTCGTTGGTCCTCACTTGAAATTACACGAGTGTGGTCTTCCTAAAGACATGGCGGCGGAATTATACAAACCATTCATCATTCGTAAGATGATTGAAAGAGGTATTGTTAAAACGGTTAAATCTGCGAAGAAAATCGTTGACCGCAAGGATCCAGTAGTATGGGATATCCTAGAAAATGTATTGAAAGGACACCCTGTATTATTAAACCGTGCACCTACGCTTCACCGTTTGGGTATTCAAGCTTTCCAACCTACGTTAGTAGAAGGTAAAGCAATCCAATTACACCCATTGGTTTGTACAGCGTTCAACGCCGATTTTGATGGTGACCAGATGGCGGTTCACTTACCTTTAGGTAATGCTGCAATTTTGGAAGCCCAAATCTTAATGTTGGCTGCACACAACATTCTTAACCCTGCAAACGGATCTCCAGTTACGGTACCATCACAAGATATGGTATTGGGTCTTTATTATATTACTAAAGGCCGTAAGTCTGATGATAGCCGTAGAATGCAAGGTGAAGGAAGTACATTCTATTCTGCGGAAGAGGTTATTATTGCTTTAAATGAGAAGAAAGTTGATCTTCACTCATTCATTAAGGTAAAAACTAACATCAGAACCAAAGAAGGAGAGATTGTAGAAGCAATTATTGACACAACTGTAGGTCGTGTAATCTTTAATCAGGTTGTTCCTGAAGAAGTAGGTTACATTAATGAGTTGTTGACTAAGAAATCTTTGCGTAATGTTATTGGGGAAATCGTGAAGAGCACAGGTATGGCTCGTGCTGCGAAATTCTTAGATGATATGAAAGAGTTAGGATTCCAAACAGCCTTCAAAGGTGGTTTGTCGTTCAACTTGCAAGATTTAAATATTCCTGCTGCGAAAGCTGATCTTATTGCTCAAGCTACGAATGAAGTTGAGGAAGTAATGAGTAACTATAACATGGGTTTCATTACGAACAACGAGCGTTACAATCAGATTATCGATATCTGGACGCGTATCAACAACCGTTTGACAGCGCACGTAATGGATATTCTTTCGAACGACAACCAAGGTTTCAACTCTGTTTACATGATGTTGGACTCTGGAGCTCGTGGTTCTAAAGAGCAGATTCGTCAGTTATGTGGTATGCGTGGTTTGATGGCGAAACCTCAGAAGTCTGGTACTTCAGGTGGTGAGATTATCGAAAACCCGATCTTATCTAACTTTAAAGAAGGATTATCCGTATTAGAGTACTTTATTTCTACCCACGGTGCGCGTAAAGGTCTTGCCGATACGGCGTTAAAAACGGCGGATGCGGGTTACTTAACTCGTCGTTTACATGACGTTGCACAGGATATGATTGTTGTAGAACAAGATTGTAACGGTTTACGTGGTATCTACACTACAGCATTAAAAGATAACGATGATATCGTTGAACCATTATACGATCGTATTTTAGGTCGTACACCATTAAACGATGTTATTGATCCTGTTACTGATGAATTAATCGTTGCTGCAAATGAAGATATCACAGAAGAAATTGCTGAGGCTATCGAAACTGCAGGTATTGAAGGCGTTGAAATTCGTTCAGTATTAACTTGTGAATCAAAACGTGGTGTATGTGCTTGTTGTTACGGACGTAACTTAGCATCTGGTAAACGTGTTCAATTAGGTGAAGCTGTCGGTGTAATTGCAGCGCAATCAATTGGTGAGCCAGGTACACAGTTAACACTTCGTACGTTCCACGTCGGTGGTACGGCGTCGAACATTGCTGCTGAATCTTCAGTTATCGCTAAATATGATGGTCGTATCGAATTTGAAAACGTTCGTACCGTTGAAAAAGAAGGCGAAGATGGTCCTTACCAAGTAGTGTTAGGTCGTTCAGGTGAGATTAAAGTTGTGAACGAAGAAAATAAAGTTCTTTACCAACAAATCATCCCTTACGGTTCGAATTTATTCGTAAAAGAAGGCGATACAGTAGAAAAAGGTTCTAAACTAGTTGATTGGGATCCATATAATGCTGTGATTATCTCGGAATTTGCAGGTAAGGTTGAGTTTGATGCGATTATCGAAGGTGTTACTTTCCGTGAAGAATCTGATGAACAAACAGGTCACAAGGAGAAAGTAATTATCGAAACTCGTGATAAGACGAAAAACCCGATGATCAAGGTATTGGATAACAAAGGCGAAATTATTCGTTCTTACAATATTCCAGTAGGAGCTCACGTATCCGTTTCAGATGGACAGAAAGTTAAAGAAGGTGCAGTATTAGTTAAGATTCCTCGTTCAACAGGTAAGACCCGAGATATTACGGGTGGTCTTCCTCGTGTAACAGAGTTATTCGAGGCTCGTAACCCTTCAAACCCTGCTGTTGTTACTGAAATTGACGGTGTAGTTTCATTAGGTGGTGTTAAACGTGGTAACCGTGAGATTTCTATTGAATCTCGTGACGGTCAAGTGAAAAAATACTTGGTTCCACTTTCTAAGCACATCTTAGTACAAGATAACGACTTTATTAAAGCAGGTATGCCTTTATCTGACGGTCAGATTTCTCCTTCAGATATCTTATCAATCAAAGGTCCTGCGGCAGTACAAGAATATATCGTAAATGGTATCCAAGAGGTTTACCGCCTACAAGGGGTAAAAATCAACGATAAGCACTTTGAAACTATCGTTCACCAAATGATGCAGAAAGTGAATATTGAGGATCCAGGAGATACTCGTTTCTTAGAGAAAGAAGCTGTAAATAAATGGGACTTCATGGAAGAAAACGATTCATTATACGACAAAAAAGTTGTTGTTGAAGCGGGAGATTCTAATTCTTTACGTCCAGGTCAGATTGTTACATTACGTAAATTACGTGAAGAAAACTCTGTATTAAGACGCCAAGATATGAAGTTAGTGGAAGTACGCGATGCTATTCCTGCTACCTCAAGTCCATTATTACAAGGTATTACTAGAGCGTCCCTAGGTACTAAATCATTCATCTCTGCAGCTTCCTTCCAGGAAACTACAAAAGTATTGAATGAGGCAGCAATCGCAGGTAAACGCGATAACTTGTTAGGCTTGAAAGAAAACGTAATTGTTGGTCACTTGATTCCTTCAGGTACTGGTTTACGTAAGTACAGCAATATCATTGTAGGTTCTCGTGAAGAATACGATCAATTATTAGCTTCTAAAGAAGAAGACTAG